A single window of Macaca mulatta isolate MMU2019108-1 chromosome 17, T2T-MMU8v2.0, whole genome shotgun sequence DNA harbors:
- the SAP18 gene encoding histone deacetylase complex subunit SAP18, producing the protein MLAAGVGGQGERLAGRRRKMAVESRVTQEEIKKEPEKPIDREKTCPLLLRVFTTNNGRHHRMDEFSRGNVPSSELQIYTWMDATLKELTSLVKEVYPEARKKGTHFNFAIVFTDVKRPGYRVKEIGSTMSGRKGTDDSMTLQSQKFQIGDYLDIAITPPNRAPPPSGRMRPY; encoded by the exons ATGCTCGCTGCAGGGGTCGGAGGTCAGGGCGAGCGTCTAGCGGGCCGTAGGAGGAAGATGGCGGTGGAGTCGCGCGTTACCCAGGAGGAAATTAAGAAGGAGCCAGAGAAGCCAATCGACCGCGAGAAG ACATGCCCACTGTTGCTGCGGGTCTTCACCACCAATAACGGCCGCCACCACCGAATGGACGAGTTCTCCCGGGGAAATGTACCGTCCAGCGAGTTGCAGATCTACACTTG gatGGATGCAACCTTGAAAGAACTGACAAGCTTAGTAAAAGAAGTCTACCCAGAAGCTAGAAAGAAGGGCACTCACTTCAATTTTGCAATTGTTTTTACTGATGTTAAAAGACCCGGCTATAG agttAAGGAGATTGGCAGCACCATGTCTGGCAGAAAGGGGACTGATGATTCCATGACCCTGCAGTCGCAGAAGTTCCAGATAGGAGATTACTTGGACATAGCAATTACCCCTCCAAATCGGGCACCACCTCCTTCAGGGCGCATGAGACCATATTAA